TGGCTATTGGGTCTGGTTTAAATTCAAGACAGTAGTGGCAGCTACAGCCTTCAAAATGAATGCTAACATTATGTCATTGTTCTCATGCATCAAAGAACCATGGGATAATTTCACGGTTGATGAAAGAATTGTTTGGATCGAAATATCGGGGCTGCCTACGTGCGCGTGGGGAACGAATGCAAGTAAGAAGGCAGCATCATTGTTTGGTAGATTTCTTTTTTTTGAATCTAATTGTAAACTGCCTTTATCTTCTAGTAGAGTTTGCATTGCTACACATGATAAGAAACCTATTTCATCTAGTGTGACGATTGGTATTAAAGGCGTTAATGTGGAGGTTTATGCTCATGAAGTTGGAACGTGGTTGTTCGATATTGAATCTACTATTGAACCTGTTTCCGATGCTACCTCTAATAATGATGACCAATATAGTAGTTCGTCTGATGTCTCTGATCAGCCAATTTCAGATCACCTAAAGGAGTTTTCTGGTATACAAATTGACTCTTTTTCAGGTATCAAAGTTGATGAGTGTAATGAGGAGATATCGGTTAATTGCTCGGCTAGTGATCAGGTGGGATCATTCAATGAACCTATTGTTACAAGCACATATGATACGACGGATTCGATACATACTAAACCAATTGCTGCAAGTTCTACTTGTTCACAACCTCCTGGTTTTTCTAAAGTACCTAGAGGCTCGTTCTCTGGGGGCTCGGTTAACTGTCATACACCTTTCACGATATTGAATCATGATCCTACACCAATTTTTACTTCACAGAATCTAAGCGAAGACATATTTGGTATTGGCGAATTACTGGGCTGTAATTTAAAGGGGTGTAATGCTGCGATGAACGATGATGGCGGGAAATTTGGTTTCCAATGAAGATCCTTTCCATCAATAGTTGCGGGTCGAAAATGTATTCTAAGAGGAAGTGGATAAAAGGCTTATGTGTTTCGTTGAACGTGCATTTTTTAGGTATTCAAGAATCAAAGATGTCTAGATTTTTTATGTATCGTTTGAGATCATTTTGGGGCAATCACAATTTTGAGTATGCGTTGAGTTTGGCTCGTGGTTTTTCGGGCGGTATTATTTCGTTATGGGATCCGAATGTTTTCTCTAAAAGCGGAATGTGGTGCGATGATAATTTTGTTATAGTTAAAGGTACGTGGATCCGTGAGAATACGGAGGTCTTTATGGTTAATGTTTACGCCCCTCAAGCATTATCGGATAAGATTTTGTTGTGGAATAAGCTTTCCTCCTTCATGGACTCCCATCCGGGCGAGTTTATCTTTTTTGGAGATTGGAATTCGGTTAGAACTCGGGAAGATAAATGTGGTTCCAATTTTTGTGTCCAAGATGCTCGGGTTTTTAATGACTTCATTGAAAGCAACTCGTTATATGAAGTCCCGTTAGGCGGTCTTCATTTCACTTGGCGTAATAAAGCGGGTAGTAAGTTAAGTAAAATTGATAGATTTTTTACTACTAACAACGTACTTAATGTTATAGACAACTTGAAAGGCTCAGTTTTGGCTCGGGGACATTCGGATCACTCTCCGATCCTTCTTTTTCAAGATAAGGTCGATTTTGGCCCAACGTATTTTAAGATTTTTGAATCGTGGTTTGCCCGTCAAGATTTCGATTCTACCGTTCGTAAGGCTTGGGACATTGGTAACTTGAACAAAGAGCTAGACATTGTGGCTAAGTTTAGATTAATGAAGGGTCATCTAAAAAGCTGGATTAGCTCTTCTAAATCTAATGAAGATGCGAGATATAAGGAGATTGTGAACAAGATCAATGACATAGATATCTCTATTGATGTTGGTATAGTGGGGGATGATCTGATTAACGAGCGCAACAGTTTGGTTGTAGAAAGAGACGAGTTGTCGAAATTGGAAGATATCGATTCGTTTCAGAAATCTAGTATTAAATGGGACATTGAGGGTGACGAGAATTCCAAGTTTTTCCACGCGTCTCTTAAACATAAACGTCACTCTCAGAATATAAAAGGATTGTTGGTTGATGGTACTTGGATAGAGGATCCTtttgttattaaagataagtttttttCTCATTTCATGTCCAAATTTGATGTTTTACATACAGGCGTGGAGTTTGGCCATTTAAATCCTCATTATCGTCTCACTGATAATGAAGCTAACTTTCTTGAAAGAGATTTGGATGATTTAGAGATAAAAAATGCGGTATGGGATTGCGGTAGTTCTAAGGCACCGGGACCGGACGGTATTTCTTTTCGTTTCATTAAATATTTTTGGGACATTTTTCAATTTGATATTGGCAGGGATATCCGAAGATTTTTTTCTTCAGGCACTATGCCTCACGGTGCAAATTCGGCTTTTTTCACCCTTATTCCGAAAGTTGTGAACCCGATTCTTGTGACTGATTTTCGACCCATTTCTTTGGTGGGTTTTTTTTATAAGATTGTCACGAAGATTCTCACGAACCGTGTTCTAAGTGTTATTGACAAGATCATTAGCCCGGTTCAGACGGCTTTCATTTCGGGGCGACAGATTTTAGATGGCCCATTAATGTTGTCCGAGATTATTTCATGGTATAAGAAAGCTAAGAAAAAAATGTTACTTTTGAAGGTGGATTTTGAAAAAGCCTATGATTCGGTTAATTGGGATTATTTGATGTTCATGTTATCTTCGTTGGGTTTCGGAACCAAGTGGTGCGCCTGGATAAGGGGGTGTCTTTTCTCGGCTAAGACTTCAGTTTTGGTAAATGGTAGTCCGACTCGTGAATTCCCAATCAAAAGAGGGTTAAGACAGGGTGATCCTCTAAGCCCGTTCTTGTTTATTATTGTAATGGAAGGTCTCCACTTAGCTTTTTCTCGTGCTATGGAGAACAACTTCATTCGTGGTATCAAAGTGGGAACAGATAACATtcatttatctcattttatttatGCGGATGATCTTATTATTTTCTCTCATTGGAGTTCTCAAGAACTAAACCGGATTCTCCTCATTTTAGAAGCATTTTTTTTAGTGTCCGGTTTGCGGATAAATGTTAATAAATCCCATCTTTTTGGGGTCGGGGTGGACACTTCCGAGATCATTGCTTATGCTGCTGCTGCAGGTACTCGTGTAGGCTCATTTCCTACTACTTATCTGGGTCTACCGATTGGTTCTAATATGAAATTAATTTCAAATTGGGATAGCTTGGTAGACAGATTTCGGGATAAATTATCTACGTGGAAGGCGGCACTcatttcttccggtggtagattaaCATTGGTTAAGTCTGTTATGGGGAGCATTGGTATTTATTTTATGTCTTTATTTAAATGCCCGGAAACGGTTCTTAAATGTCTTGAATCTATTAGGGCTCGATTTTTTTGGGGTGGTAACAAATCCACCAAAAAGATGTCATGGGTAAAGTGGGATAAAATTCTTGCTCCATTTGATAAAGGTGGTCTTAATGTAGGGAGTCTTAAAGCTTTCAATTTGGCATTGATTAATAAATGGCGTTGGAGGTATTTAAATAATCCGGAAGAGATGTGGGTTAATATCATTAAGTCTATTCATGGGCCTCTTTTTGATCATGTGGAATGTAATAGTTCAAGTATTTGGTCTTCTATTGTTGCGTGTTGTTTAAAGGTGAGTTCCGATGGTACACTTCCTCCAGACACATTCAAAATGAAAGTTGGTAATGGTTGCTCTATACGCTTTTGGAATGACCTATGGTGTGGCAATTCAACGTTATCGTCCCGTTTTAATCGACTCTACCACCTGGATGTCAATAAACTAGATTCGATTGCCGAGAAACGGGTAGATGGTGCATGGCAATGGAACTGGACGAGAGATCACATTGGTAGTCGTAACAACCAACTTCTCGTTAATCTTCAGGAGGAGATCGGTGACTGCACTTTTTATGATCGCCCTGATCGTTGGTGTTGTTCGCTTATTTCAGATGAGTCGTACACTGTTAAAGCTGCAAGGGACATGATGGATCGAACCTCTTTGCCTTCGACTAACGTGAGTACAATTTGGTTCAAGTTTCTTCCAAGGAAAGTTAACATTTTTTTATGGCGTTTGAGATTAGATGCTCTTCCCGTTCGTTGGAACCTTTCTGCAAAAGGGATTGAGATCAACTCGGTTATTTGTCCACTTTGTAACAATGACATAGAGACTCGGGATCACTTATTCTTCGATTGTGATATGGCTAAAGAGATATGGCTTCGAGTTCGGGTGTGGCTTGATTGTGCTCTTCCCATTTGCTCCTCGTGGGATACGTTTATTACATGGCTCGAGGGTGTTCGATTACAAGCTATCTTCAAAGATCGGATCGTTGCGGTCATCCTTACTCTTCTATGGGCCATTTGGCGGTTTCGGAACGGAGTTGTTTTTAATAATTCTTTTTGTAGTAGGAGTAACTTATTTGATGTAATCCGTTTATTGTCTTTTCGTTGGATTAAAAATAGAAGCCATATAGTTTCCAATTGGAACTTATGGTTATCTATGCCGTTGTAATTATCCCTTAGCGCCTTGCTAGGGatcgttttatttatattattgattgtttggccgttaaaaaaaaaaaatatgttccaAATTTCAAATGGTTTTATTGGAACCATGGTTTTTGAATAAAAAATTGCCATTCTATCGAATTTTATATTTGTTATGTGCATACATATTATATAAATGCACTTTTTTATAACAAGTACATTAATTGTTTACCTGTCATTTTATGTAACATATTAAATTGTCTAATTATGTGTTCATATATCCATCAATAGTAGTTAATCTGAAATTTTTCCATTAATATCTTTGAAGCTAAACACTTATATATCAAGTCATCATATCGTGCCTTCAAATAATTCTAAGTATAAATTCATAAATAGTTATCTATTATTGTGTTACTCCTTTGATAATATATATCAAATGAAATTCAATCTTTGAATAATTCGACCCAAATATGATACTTAAACATTATCAATACTTAAACATTGTTTCGGTAACAGACTTTGAAAAAGAAATGTATATCTGCATATAAAGCAAGGTCGAACCCCAGAGATCACGTTGTCATTCACTATAATGGATCCTATAAAAAAAGGTTAAGCATATCAGTTGTTGAAGGGAAGTTGGTCAAACAGGTAGGATGGCCAGAATTAGTTAAGGATCTAAAACTGAAATCTAGAGATTGTCTCATTtttatgcaattgatgaacttaatATAGAGCTACTAATATATAATCAAGATGGTTGTGAAAATATGAGCATATTAAATCGTATGATGGCTGAAATGGATCGCCCAAATTTATTACAAAAAGAAGTGAATGTATGGAATTGCGAAATTTTGATACCCCACGGTAATGTGTTGGTAAGGATAAATTTTTTTACATTTTTTATTTATAAACTCAGCTTATTAATGACTAAAGTAATTATTGCATATACTActatataataattttgttatttAATGAAATACATATCACTATTGTggtttattttaaatttatataccTCTTTTCTTTTTGTAGTGTCTGCCAAACGAAATGATGTTACTACCTGGTCAATGCAGTGGTGAAACAGTGTCGTACTTCAATTTGGCTAAACGAAAGTACACATGGAGGTTGAAACCAGAGAAGTCGAAAAAAATCAAATCTCTGTGTGTCTTATGGATTTACCCGCTTTAGAAAAGAAAATCGCCTAAAGTCTGACACAAAATGTTTATTCAATTACTGCTATAAGGAGCGTTCTTTTTATCTATTTCATGTTTACAACAATAAATAACTTAAACATGTGTTAGGAATAACTTTATGAACAAATATTATCAATATTTTGGTGATGTGCATTCTTTATACTTTATAAGTTCAATCCACAACCGTACTTAGGACAATGGCCGTATAATATCATTATTTCATAGACGTTTTCAAATTACTATATAACGTTTTCGGATGAGTATCCGTGCAAAGCACGAACTTATAAATCTAGTACAAATTACATATAACAAAAAGATTGAAGTTGGTTGTCATATGGCCTAATCCaaaatttcaatttcaaatttaataaaagtAAGGATTTCATACTCCGTAGTAAGTTACTAATACACTCATTGATAATTgataaattgataaatataataaatattagagTACAAAATATTCTATAAATTCAAAAGGATACCATCTCTTGTGACGAcggtaattattattttattattaccattattttacCATATACATACTAAAAGCATGACCAAAAAAACAAACCCAACCGACAATGGGAAAAAAAAGGTTTCCCCCTAAACTTTAAACACTTTGCAATTTCAACCCTCAAATCAGGGGTGCAAAACGTAGAATCACTATTTTAattaataaactccacccaaatttttaaacggacatatcttctcgctcgtcacgagttaaatttttccgacatcaccgttcaactcaaaataatCTTACGAACtcaacgcaactaactatacgcgaaacgaacGTTCTTCAAAAAATGGTAAATACTTCGAGCTATCTATCATACATAGACATATATAATAAACAACTCAAACTACCTACATCGTATCGATGATTCCGTTTCCCTTTTTACGCAATCTTCCCGGCATTAAAATGTATACTAGGTATTAACCCCGTGTATCCAAACACATCCGTAGCAAAGTGTTTTTAATTCTGTAAATATATAACGCTACGTCAACTATCATAtgcaacccaaaaaaaaaaaaaaaaaaaaaaaaagtcaactaTCATATGcaaccccaaaaaaaaaaaaaaaaaaaaaaaaaaaaaaaaaaaaaaaccataccTTGAATATCTGCACAATACACTCTTAGTTCTATTCAGATCCACCTTGAATATCTGGTAACTGATGAAACACACGAGCACAACTATAAACCGAGCAGAACGATTGTAACGCCGTTAACAACAACATAAACAAAGCAGCCAAAACTGTTAAAAACTTCCAAGATCCAAACACATATGTATTCATGAATTTTGCAAATTTCACCCTCCATGTTTGACTATACCTTTTATTCACATCTTCAATCACTTTATCCATTTTTGGTACTTTTGTTAACTTCACTGACTTACTCATCCCATTCCACAAATCAGCTACTTCTTTATCACTCTTCAAATGATTCAAAACTATCCCTCTTTCTCTTAGGAACTTTGCATCGTCTTCGGTATCAATGATCCCATTCATTAACTCGGTGTAACGAGCCACCACTAACGGCCCTGCAGCGACACACGCTTCGTATGCTACCAAGTTTCTTAAATAGACCTCCGTGTTTACGTCCAAATCGACCACCGGGAGATAAAGTGTAGATGTTATGTGATCAAAACTAATGTCAAATATCCCACCGTTCACCGGTGAGAAACGGATCCCAGCTCGGGCCATTTCGGTGACTGATGGGATTGTGATTTCTTCTATCGTTGGCGACTTTTGGGCGCCAACGTCTTCTTCTGATTTTTCCTCACCTTCACCCTGGAACTTTTCGAGCATACGCTCCATGGGTTCTTTCATCATTTTAAGTATAGGAAGGCTAGATATAATCTTCCACGGTAATTTCATTAACAAAGCCATTGGTTTCCCAAAAATGAGTTTCTTGAATACCTTTACTAAACCTGCATTCGATTTGGAGAGGATGTTCCATATATAGTTCATAAAACGTCGAACTTCACTTTCTTTTGCGAAACtatctttttctttctcttcttcgtcGTTGACCTCGGCGATATCTGTCGAGGCAATCAAGTGTCATAATTTCTCTTACATTAGAAAAAGCACATTTGAATATTTAGGATTAACTAAAGATACTAGGATAAACTTGAACAATATGATAAACAtgaataataaaagatttaattttctAGTATGATTGTACTTCATAGTTTTACCTATACCTAACACTATAAATAATTTTTTCTGGTGTACTGTCTctttatcataaaaaaataaacACTATAAATACAAAGTTCTAATGTTTAATTTTCATTGTCCACTATTCATTTTATATTGTTTCAAATATTATTCACTTTCTATAATAAATAGATAATAGATAACATGTATAAGGTAAAATTCTTTTATACTCTTATTTTATGCATGTAAAAGTGAATAAAAAGTTTTACTGGAAAGTTAATGTTTTTTCAAGAAAAAATAGATAGTTAACAAAAAATAATATGATAGTCACTTTTCAATTTACTATGGTAAATTCTTTTATCTGGACGTTAAACAAGTCAACGATACCTTCTTCTTCGATGTCGATTTCGGCCTCCATGATCCCTAACTCTTTATTATTCGGCACGGTTAAATGATATAGAAAATCGAGCAAGTGATCACACTCGTTGATATCAACATCCGGCAACTCATTCTCTTGAAAAGGAGTAAGCTCATGGTACAAccccatcaacatcttcttcaacgTCTCTTTAGCGACGCTTTCATAATCGTCACTAACCTTCTTACACTGATGCTCCAACATCGTCTTTACAAGAAACAACGGAATCTGATTCTCTACCATCACCAAATCACGCAGAATCGCCATATGCGATAATTTCTTCCCTGAACCATCCACCAAATGCGACATCGAAGAATTAACCTTTTTAATAACACGACCTTCTTCTTTCATCGAATAAACTACTAAAAATTCGAGTAAAAACGCCATGTCAACCGCCATCATCCAAATTAAAGCGTCACCAGACATATCAAGAAACTTATGATAACAAGCACGAATTCGAGCCTCGTCTTTCTTCTTCATTGTTTCGATCATACGTTCGAAGTTGATGTTGTACTTTTTAACGGTTCTTCTTGCAGCTGCTAGCTTGTACCTTTGCATATCGTAAACTTCAGGGAGCCAATGATGAAACGGGCCTAATGCGATCTGTTGTGGGATGTACGATTCGGGATCTGTAGCGAGAAGTACGTTAGGGACAGAGAAGATTGAAACAGCAACTTTATCGACTTCTTCTTCGTGCTCGAGTATCGATTTTCGCATACTTTCGACCCATTCGTCTTCGTCCACGTTCATCTTTGAGAAAGAATATGGATTGGAGATGGATTTGGTTGTCATGGTGTTAATTTGTTATAAGAATTGTTAACTGTGTTGTTGTGTTTTTAAGATTGAAGCTCTTATAGACAGCATATAGCATAGTGGACTAATCATTAGTTGCTGACCTGTAATTTGGGCCTCTAGTGTTTACATTGATACAGATATTTTACCTGATTATTTAATTCCTTTGAAGCACGTTTACTATCTGACATCCTATCTAACCAGAACCTTATATTCTTTCAAAGTACAACTTGAGCTTCCAAATCCATCCAACGAGATAATAGTAGTTAAATACGTAGGGAGTATTACTAGTTACTAGTGTATTTTATTTATTAATGGAATAGAACTTCAAAGAATACAGTAAAAGTATAATCAAAGATTTGAAAACTGTTAAAAGTTGGTTAAATTTGAACAAGGGCTGCTtgaacattttttttcttttcgaaagGCAAGTAGtcgacatcgaatactctcatttgctacGTACGCACGCGCTTTCGGAAAAAAACCCAAATCACATTTCAAGAAcccgatccttaaaccatcccgaggtcaggcggaccgggtttgaatcctgaatgaaTCCGGGAGAAAACTCCCTCAGGTCAATATGGGGTTCCATTTTTCAGTTTTATTTGCGCAAACTATTTTCACCAACAAACAAATGAACTACGATGCGAACAAATTGATCCATTAATTTTTTTACTGAACAAAGAAATATTTTAAACATAAAAGGAATAAATGTTAGAAATAGGGTATGATTTGACTGTCCGAATCACTCATCGTgtattcactttctctataaagtatttcgacccaacgATTGCCTTGATTTCACGAAATCTTTACAGTGATAAGACAAGAATGCAATTAGTGTTTTTGACAATGAAATTATTAATCAATATATCAGAGAGAATCCGTATTTTCTgttgttttttttttatgaatgcagTACGCaaaatataacgaccctcattttttcattctatatttctcatttttccattctatacttttccttattaaatgcccaacgatataattaaacttaataattaaacttaaatcgataattgttaagtgtcaagaattataaaatataataattaactttgtaaacgacaagttaataaaggATAAAAATAGAGGACTTATTAACTTTTGTGAATAaaaaaataactttaaaacttgtgtactaaaaataattaaacttggataattaaggaattatataagctaaattaaagtacaaggacttaagtgaaaaagttaaccctaatacccctaaaccctagccgatttttagaGGGCAAAATTACCCTCTTACCCCTCCAATTTTCGGCCCAAACTAGCAACCCtaaccccctcttcaagctaacttgttccctaagtaattccttattaaaccctaactctagaataatcctaacactcctataaatagaggcctaacctaaaccttttcaatgtaccaaatcacaacaacaattctctctcaaatctctctccctctctccctaTTTCGGCTCCCAAAAAccgaaatcaccaccaccacccatcgaaatcatcatcaatcttcaaggtgatcttcaagtgttcttcgcgttcttcgtgttcttcaagaatcttcaaggagttcttcaagtttttcaaggctttgatcttcaatcttcatcgtgttcatcacttctttgttaatcatcttgaatcttcaaaggtataacatgaaCCCTAACTTGTTTACATAATCTTTAAtctttaattcatgttataaacttgtttattcataagtatatacataaacacacctagatctatatatacatgaaagaaaaaaaaattgtatgtATGAATGTCGaccaagaagaaaaaaaaaagagagaactttgatctttaaaccctaggttattacatgaaagatttgtttatgattaatttaggaaacaaaataaatatatatacatatacatatatatcaacatatacatatatatacatgtaaaaaaatatttatatatatatatatatatatatatatatatatatatatatatatatatatatatatatatacatatatacgaattacatatacatatatatatatataaaaccctaattacttaaaaccctaattcattaaacctaaccctaattatttaatatcactttaattattattaaaaccctaatcattacctaatcattactacattaaataaaaccctaatttactaaaccctaatttataagaccctaggacattaattactaaaccctagttattaaatactactttaattaactaaccctaattaatgaaaccctaatactacttatattattaattaacatgtatacattattactattattaacatctataacctactacttatattataacacataaaaatattttgagatatgtattagagatgtatagatcttcgaactttcttgacgaatggtttctacgaaactctaggcggaagggtttggattttccgatttaaaggatcctatatgagacgacccgacccaatccatagggacgaatacaataacatatgataacattgcgaggtacttgacctctatatgatacattttacaaacgttgcatttattcttaaaaggcaaactatcattacatcaatatttgacattttcgtctaacatttcataatatccaaatgacctaatctgtcatttacttatttatattctctattgaactccaatgactcgaatgcaacgtctttgtatcatggcttaaaaaggtcccaagtagtatccttaacatgagctaatgcacagcggaagacttaattcatacctgagaataacatgttttaaaacgtcaacataaagttggtgagatatataggtttgatgctagcagcgttataacaatggaacacaagatttcatatataaacattttaataaaaatattctaagtggttgagcacttggtaaccatacttaacatttaatcacgtcgcatattccctttattatgaaatcttactacaccgtaccaaggtgtagtcacgaaacgaagtactgtgcaaccgttgaatactggtcgtccagtccggttggggttgtcaggcccgatagatctatcaacaggattcgcgtttacaataccgctgtaaatattagttaccaagctacagggaagtatgccagtggtacaactcaacgtagaatatatttttcagttacttgtgtc
This genomic window from Rutidosis leptorrhynchoides isolate AG116_Rl617_1_P2 chromosome 2, CSIRO_AGI_Rlap_v1, whole genome shotgun sequence contains:
- the LOC139892645 gene encoding putative UPF0481 protein At3g02645 isoform X1 codes for the protein MTTKSISNPYSFSKMNVDEDEWVESMRKSILEHEEEVDKVAVSIFSVPNVLLATDPESYIPQQIALGPFHHWLPEVYDMQRYKLAAARRTVKKYNINFERMIETMKKKDEARIRACYHKFLDMSGDALIWMMAVDMAFLLEFLVVYSMKEEGRVIKKVNSSMSHLVDGSGKKLSHMAILRDLVMVENQIPLFLVKTMLEHQCKKVSDDYESVAKETLKKMLMGLYHELTPFQENELPDVDINECDHLLDFLYHLTVPNNKELGIMEAEIDIEEEDIAEVNDEEEKEKDSFAKESEVRRFMNYIWNILSKSNAGLVKVFKKLIFGKPMALLMKLPWKIISSLPILKMMKEPMERMLEKFQGEGEEKSEEDVGAQKSPTIEEITIPSVTEMARAGIRFSPVNGGIFDISFDHITSTLYLPVVDLDVNTEVYLRNLVAYEACVAAGPLVVARYTELMNGIIDTEDDAKFLRERGIVLNHLKSDKEVADLWNGMSKSVKLTKVPKMDKVIEDVNKRYSQTWRVKFAKFMNTYVFGSWKFLTVLAALFMLLLTALQSFCSVYSCARVFHQLPDIQGGSE
- the LOC139892645 gene encoding putative UPF0481 protein At3g02645 isoform X2 is translated as MTTKSISNPYSFSKMNVDEDEWVESMRKSILEHEEEVDKVAVSIFSVPNVLLATDPESYIPQQIALGPFHHWLPEVYDMQRYKLAAARRTVKKYNINFERMIETMKKKDEARIRACYHKFLDMSGDALIWMMAVDMAFLLEFLVVYSMKEEGRVIKKVNSSMSHLVDGSGKKLSHMAILRDLVMVENQIPLFLVKTMLEHQCKKVSDDYESVAKETLKKMLMGLYHELTPFQENELPDVDINECDHLLDFLYHLTVPNNKELGIMEAEIDIEEEDIAEVNDEEEKEKDSFAKESEVRRFMNYIWNILSKSNAGLVKVFKKLIFGKPMALLMKLPWKIISSLPILKMMKEPMERMLEKFQGEGEEKSEEDVGAQKSPTIEEITIPSVTEMARAGIRFSPVNGGIFDISFDHITSTLYLPVVDLDVNTEVYLRNLVAYEACVAAGPLVVARYTELMNGIIDTEDDAKFLRERGIVLNHLKSDKEVADLWNGMSKSVKLTKVPKMDKVIEDVNKSCARVFHQLPDIQGGSE